From a single Gimesia fumaroli genomic region:
- a CDS encoding SAM-dependent methyltransferase: MISCPTVQKDVIRSHYNLTTLFYRLLWGRHIHHGLWEENSSTALETSDFGKTSAAAQQQLTETLAEFIHVQPDESLLDVGCGMGGSSIHLAKTFGCQVTGITLSPVQKRWASLEARWRGQRHNTQFLCQDAETAEFAPESFDVIWSIECTEHLFDKQAFFHKAATWLRPGGRMAICAWLAGDQLESEDAIQQVHDVCEGFFCPSLGSAEDYQSWMETAGLEFQGYHNWTNRVSQTWKICQQRVQKTGVRWLARLIDQDTVMFLDRFETILKAYESGAMQYGCFIAQKPL; this comes from the coding sequence ATGATTAGTTGCCCCACCGTACAAAAAGATGTCATTCGCAGCCATTACAATTTAACCACGCTGTTTTACCGATTACTCTGGGGGCGGCACATTCATCACGGCTTGTGGGAAGAAAACAGCAGCACCGCTCTTGAAACGTCCGACTTTGGAAAAACATCGGCAGCCGCACAACAGCAGTTGACCGAAACCCTGGCCGAATTCATTCACGTTCAGCCTGATGAAAGTCTGCTCGACGTCGGTTGTGGCATGGGTGGCTCTTCGATTCATCTAGCGAAAACATTCGGCTGTCAGGTAACCGGCATTACACTGAGCCCGGTCCAAAAGCGCTGGGCCTCGCTGGAAGCACGCTGGCGCGGACAACGTCACAACACACAGTTTCTCTGCCAGGACGCGGAAACCGCGGAGTTTGCACCCGAATCGTTCGATGTCATCTGGAGTATCGAATGCACCGAGCATCTGTTTGACAAACAAGCCTTCTTCCACAAAGCCGCCACCTGGTTACGCCCCGGCGGTCGCATGGCAATTTGTGCGTGGCTCGCCGGCGATCAACTGGAAAGCGAAGACGCGATTCAGCAGGTCCATGATGTCTGTGAAGGCTTCTTCTGCCCCTCACTGGGTAGCGCAGAAGACTATCAGTCCTGGATGGAAACCGCGGGACTGGAATTCCAGGGATATCATAACTGGACGAATCGGGTCTCTCAGACTTGGAAAATCTGTCAGCAACGCGTGCAGAAAACCGGTGTTCGCTGGCTGGCACGGCTGATTGATCAGGACACCGTGATGTTCCTGGATCGATTTGAAACCATTCTAAAAGCCTATGAAAGCGGTGCAATGCAGTATGGATGCTTCATTGCTCAGAAACCGTTATAA
- a CDS encoding YceI family protein: protein MLSQVPYYQRINSLLIAGFVVLSMSLTTSVQAQDVTGEVNTKTSRVFTFVGKTGFGHEHAVIGEIKTGTLNLGARSNAGKIVFDMTTWKADTPEARKYIGLKGTTSASTQKDVNANMLGSSVLDVRKYPTATFEITSAVPVKQNAPTGKSFYQLDGKFTLHGVTRNLRLIAEVTDKNQQNHVRTSFSIKQTHFGITPYSKAFGAVGITDELKIYGELDVAR from the coding sequence ATGTTATCACAGGTACCCTATTACCAACGCATAAATTCCCTGCTGATTGCAGGTTTTGTTGTTCTCAGCATGAGCCTTACCACCAGTGTTCAGGCACAAGATGTCACAGGTGAGGTGAATACGAAAACAAGTCGTGTCTTTACTTTCGTCGGCAAAACCGGCTTTGGACACGAACATGCCGTAATTGGCGAAATCAAAACAGGAACGTTGAACCTGGGCGCCAGAAGTAATGCCGGCAAGATAGTGTTCGACATGACCACCTGGAAAGCAGACACTCCGGAAGCACGCAAATACATCGGCCTGAAAGGGACCACATCAGCCTCAACACAAAAAGATGTGAACGCGAACATGCTGGGCAGCAGCGTGCTGGATGTCCGCAAGTATCCGACCGCCACATTCGAGATTACGTCGGCCGTCCCCGTCAAACAAAATGCCCCCACGGGAAAATCATTCTATCAACTGGATGGCAAGTTCACCCTGCATGGCGTCACGCGAAATTTACGCCTGATTGCCGAAGTCACCGATAAAAACCAACAGAACCATGTGAGAACCAGCTTTTCCATCAAGCAGACGCATTTTGGCATTACCCCTTATAGCAAAGCCTTTGGAGCTGTTGGCATTACCGATGAACTGAAAATTTACGGCGAGCTCGACGTAGCCAGGTAA
- a CDS encoding BlaI/MecI/CopY family transcriptional regulator: protein MKDYRLTHYELELMGVIWELEEASVQDVCDALPRELAYTTVMTTLSLLAKKKKVLKRIKRGRAYIYQPAVTREEVSQSMLGQLKQVLLGDSLPTLMVNLLENENMSEDDISALKNAINKLESNQ from the coding sequence GTGAAAGATTATCGACTCACTCACTACGAACTGGAATTGATGGGAGTGATCTGGGAACTGGAAGAAGCAAGCGTGCAGGATGTGTGTGACGCATTGCCGCGTGAGTTGGCTTACACGACTGTGATGACAACACTCAGTCTGTTGGCAAAAAAGAAGAAGGTGTTGAAGCGAATTAAACGTGGTCGCGCCTATATCTATCAACCGGCAGTGACGCGTGAAGAAGTTTCGCAATCGATGCTGGGGCAGTTGAAACAGGTTCTGCTGGGAGATTCCCTACCAACCCTGATGGTGAATCTGCTGGAAAATGAAAATATGTCAGAGGATGATATTTCCGCTCTTAAGAACGCGATCAATAAACTGGAGTCCAACCAATGA
- a CDS encoding M56 family metallopeptidase gives MTPAGFLETISSLSLQSAVLIGMIGVLTFRNKKTPSAHRMWAVCHMLLLVQFLLAFGVPHPRLFSPTLIEYGGYFEAVQNVESGLGQFLMVIWLVGVAVSLVLLVLGTTQTVRILRRSIPIEQTSLTDQPCLHTGGKPILLLSSDETHTPFCWQIHQPVIVMPRSILMLSTDELAMIIRHETEHLRAGHPLHLFLQRLVEAVFWFHPLVWWSSRQAVCSREFYCDNQAVHSSSEALVYLKSLLHFAEQQKKSWNSLSAGFVFRNSPSLIQQRVSRLTNRDWSGAPAMKTDRWRISVVLMTALLSLLLWIPLNVSASNRSFWSPWPSWSTHVLHSIGIPARDYEIDGHRLRSHEHY, from the coding sequence ATGACGCCAGCCGGCTTTCTGGAAACGATCAGTTCTCTTTCACTGCAATCAGCGGTTCTGATTGGTATGATCGGAGTCTTGACTTTTCGGAATAAAAAAACGCCTTCGGCACATCGGATGTGGGCCGTTTGTCACATGTTGTTGCTGGTGCAGTTTCTGTTGGCGTTTGGAGTGCCGCATCCGCGATTGTTTTCCCCCACTCTGATTGAATATGGTGGTTATTTCGAAGCCGTTCAGAATGTGGAGTCGGGGCTTGGCCAGTTTCTGATGGTGATCTGGCTGGTGGGAGTTGCGGTCTCATTGGTCCTGCTGGTGCTGGGAACCACTCAGACGGTGCGAATTCTCCGCCGTTCCATTCCCATCGAGCAAACGTCGCTGACCGATCAGCCGTGCCTGCATACAGGCGGCAAACCGATCCTGTTATTAAGCAGTGACGAAACACATACGCCGTTCTGCTGGCAGATCCATCAGCCCGTGATTGTGATGCCGCGTTCGATTCTTATGCTGTCGACAGATGAGCTGGCGATGATTATTCGCCATGAAACAGAACACCTCAGGGCCGGGCACCCTTTGCATTTATTTCTGCAGAGGCTTGTCGAAGCGGTTTTCTGGTTTCACCCATTGGTCTGGTGGAGTTCTCGTCAAGCCGTCTGTAGCAGAGAGTTCTATTGTGACAACCAGGCGGTACACAGTAGCAGTGAGGCTCTCGTTTATTTAAAAAGTCTGCTGCACTTTGCCGAACAGCAGAAAAAAAGCTGGAATTCCTTATCGGCGGGATTTGTGTTTCGGAACAGTCCCAGTCTCATTCAACAACGAGTGAGCCGATTGACCAACCGTGACTGGTCTGGTGCTCCCGCGATGAAAACAGATCGCTGGCGTATTTCCGTGGTATTGATGACGGCACTACTGTCGCTTCTGTTGTGGATTCCTCTGAATGTTTCTGCATCTAATCGCTCGTTCTGGTCTCCCTGGCCAAGCTGGTCCACTCACGTTCTGCATTCGATTGGGATCCCGGCCCGCGATTACGAAATCGATGGGCATCGCCTGCGATCACACGAGCATTATTGA
- a CDS encoding DUF1549 and DUF1553 domain-containing protein has translation MNTLPNAAAPRLFFRRFLPVVIIALLSSRAVLAEEAKAPVSFVNDVIPVLTKAGCNMGVCHAKAGGGQNGFQLSLLGFETLEDYDSLVKEGHGRRLFPSAPTKSLLLTKASGETPHGGGNRLPRGSEGYEVIRRWIEEGSTYSTGNEPTLESVEVQPERGLVQMGEEKHLKAIAKYSDGSVRDITRLALFESNIKNMADVSEEGVVKVHDIPGKVAVMVRYQGKIAVFTAAIPLGAPIQSVPAEKNFIDQHVFANLKELGIPPSPVCDDATFLRRVTLDICGRFPTQQETEAFLTSTDPKKRDQVVETLLRSPNYADYFASKWAPVLKNRRDAASDITSNFAFHAWIRDSLLANVPYDQLVRELLGATGTVVANPPVAWYKRVKDPKEQLEDIAQLFLGVRMQCAQCHHHPFERWSQDDYYSFAAFFSQIGRKPTGIRGEDLIFHQRGVAQSKNVKTGEMLKPVALGDDVGAISPDEDPRLRLGNWMSSKDNPFFAKALVNRYWKHFFKRALIEPEDDIRDTNPPSNPELMAALEEHFISSGYDLKKLIKAITQSNTYQLSSMPNEYNLLDRQNYSRFYPRRLQAEVLLDSIDQLTGSMTTFANLPPGTRAIALPDNSYTKSSAFLKVFGRPNSASVCECERIQSSSLAQSLHLINSNEVKSKLANGSGRAAQLAKSDKTIEEKINELYFTAFARKPKPDEMKIALEYLTQPEPDAKAKAGQKKKPTNKDYQDLIWALMNTKEFLFNH, from the coding sequence ATGAATACATTGCCTAATGCTGCTGCACCACGTCTGTTCTTTCGTCGTTTCCTTCCTGTTGTCATCATAGCACTCCTCAGTAGTCGTGCTGTGTTGGCAGAAGAGGCAAAGGCTCCTGTCAGCTTTGTAAACGATGTGATTCCGGTACTGACCAAAGCGGGATGTAACATGGGGGTCTGCCACGCCAAAGCGGGCGGGGGGCAGAACGGTTTTCAGCTTTCCCTGCTGGGCTTTGAGACGCTGGAAGATTATGACAGTCTGGTCAAAGAGGGGCATGGCCGACGGCTTTTTCCTTCTGCACCGACGAAAAGTCTACTGCTTACGAAAGCATCGGGAGAGACGCCTCATGGCGGGGGAAACCGACTTCCTCGGGGATCAGAAGGTTACGAAGTAATCCGCAGATGGATTGAGGAAGGATCGACCTATTCCACCGGCAACGAGCCGACACTGGAATCGGTCGAAGTTCAGCCAGAGCGCGGTCTGGTTCAGATGGGAGAAGAGAAGCACCTCAAAGCGATTGCCAAATATTCGGATGGCAGCGTACGAGATATTACTCGTCTGGCGCTATTCGAATCGAACATCAAAAACATGGCCGACGTCTCTGAAGAGGGGGTGGTGAAAGTTCACGACATCCCGGGCAAGGTTGCCGTGATGGTACGTTATCAGGGCAAGATTGCCGTCTTTACCGCTGCGATTCCCCTGGGAGCACCCATTCAAAGCGTGCCTGCCGAAAAGAATTTTATTGATCAACATGTGTTTGCGAATCTGAAAGAGCTGGGGATTCCGCCATCACCGGTCTGTGATGACGCGACTTTCCTGCGTCGGGTAACGCTTGATATCTGCGGGCGGTTTCCAACCCAGCAGGAGACTGAAGCGTTTCTGACAAGTACTGACCCCAAAAAACGGGATCAGGTGGTGGAGACACTGTTACGCAGTCCGAACTATGCCGACTACTTCGCTTCGAAGTGGGCTCCCGTCTTAAAGAATCGCCGTGATGCAGCCAGCGATATCACTTCGAACTTTGCCTTTCATGCCTGGATTCGGGACAGTCTGCTGGCCAATGTACCTTACGATCAACTGGTGCGTGAGCTGCTTGGTGCGACGGGAACCGTCGTCGCGAATCCACCGGTTGCCTGGTATAAGCGGGTCAAAGATCCTAAAGAGCAGCTGGAAGACATTGCGCAGCTGTTTCTGGGAGTGCGGATGCAGTGTGCCCAGTGTCATCATCATCCGTTCGAACGCTGGAGCCAAGACGATTATTACAGTTTCGCCGCCTTCTTTTCTCAGATTGGCCGCAAGCCAACGGGCATTCGGGGGGAAGACCTGATTTTTCACCAGCGTGGCGTGGCTCAGTCAAAAAATGTCAAAACAGGAGAGATGTTGAAGCCGGTCGCATTGGGAGATGACGTTGGTGCGATTTCTCCTGATGAAGACCCGCGGCTGCGTCTGGGGAACTGGATGAGTTCCAAAGACAACCCGTTTTTCGCCAAGGCACTGGTCAACCGTTACTGGAAACACTTTTTCAAACGGGCTCTGATTGAACCGGAAGATGATATTCGTGATACCAACCCCCCTTCCAACCCGGAATTGATGGCGGCTCTGGAAGAACACTTTATCAGCTCGGGTTACGATTTAAAAAAATTGATCAAAGCCATTACGCAGTCAAATACCTATCAGTTGAGTTCGATGCCAAACGAGTATAATCTGCTCGATCGCCAGAATTATTCGCGTTTTTATCCCCGCAGATTACAGGCAGAAGTCTTACTCGATTCGATTGATCAGTTGACCGGATCGATGACTACGTTTGCCAACCTGCCTCCAGGCACACGGGCGATCGCTTTGCCGGATAACAGCTATACGAAGTCATCGGCGTTCCTGAAAGTCTTCGGGCGTCCTAACAGTGCCAGTGTTTGCGAGTGTGAGCGGATTCAGTCTTCCAGCCTCGCTCAGAGCCTGCATTTGATTAATTCCAATGAGGTCAAATCGAAACTGGCGAACGGTAGCGGTCGTGCTGCTCAGTTAGCCAAATCAGATAAGACGATTGAGGAAAAAATCAACGAATTATACTTCACCGCGTTTGCTCGTAAGCCAAAACCGGACGAAATGAAAATCGCACTGGAATACCTGACCCAACCAGAGCCTGATGCGAAAGCCAAGGCGGGTCAAAAGAAAAAGCCGACAAACAAAGACTATCAGGATTTGATCTGGGCTTTGATGAATACCAAGGAATTCCTGTTTAACCACTAA
- a CDS encoding serine protease: protein MRHLRLQSSLAVGFFILACCLGSSTALAQLVCLPAPRLLTTMPMGGQVGTSFDVKITGENIEPGDELRFSNPAITAKPKLGKDGAPVAGQYVVSIAKDCSPGIHEARVMTRLGISSSRAFNVGVLPEATQAKANTTLETAMKLDLNSICNAVMTKQKVDFYTFEANQGQRIIVDCAAKGIDSKLNPVVIIADEQGMDLQVERRGGMLDFEVPQTGKYVIKLHGLTYDGGPHHFYRLALKKAANDEVVARMPSIQKVSAFSWPPVGLTDKSIKPETEPNNQHAQAQKITLPCDITGSFFPAADVDTFEFTAKKGDVWWVEVASERLGRPTDPSIVVQHVSGKPGSETITDLVELSDIPSPVKVSSNGYSYDGPPYNAGSSDILGKVVIKQDGLHRLQLRDLFGGTRNDPKNIYRLVIRKAAPDFALVGWALHMNLRNGDRNALSKPIALRAGATMPIEVVVVRRDGFDGEIELFMDNLPNGVTATGLKIPKGKSRGIMVVSAEGSAPRGLTSAQFFGRATIDGKEVTRTCRMASMQWPVKNAWSEVPSPRLMADVPVSVSNSELAPITISPAEKKVWEVTAGEKLTLPLTHERRSEFSGANITLKTYGAGFEKVPAFDAPLTADQSQAVLDLAALKTPPGEYKIAFYGYAVVKYQENLEAVAEAKTALMQAKQDAEALAAEAKKLAEIVKSAPDAQRPSAETAAKAAAEKAKMAQASIANADKQLKNATAKAKPKDIVDIIVSTPVTIRVNPAKKAK, encoded by the coding sequence ATGAGACATCTTCGACTGCAATCCTCTCTCGCTGTGGGATTCTTTATTCTCGCATGCTGTCTAGGTTCATCGACGGCGCTGGCACAGCTGGTCTGTCTGCCTGCTCCACGATTGCTAACCACGATGCCGATGGGAGGGCAGGTTGGTACCAGCTTTGATGTGAAAATCACCGGAGAAAATATTGAACCCGGCGACGAGCTCCGTTTTTCGAATCCTGCGATCACCGCGAAACCCAAACTGGGAAAAGATGGCGCGCCGGTGGCTGGTCAATATGTAGTTAGCATTGCGAAAGATTGCTCGCCGGGAATTCATGAAGCGCGCGTGATGACGCGACTCGGCATTTCTTCCTCTCGTGCGTTTAATGTGGGGGTGCTTCCCGAAGCGACTCAGGCCAAGGCGAATACGACGCTTGAGACAGCGATGAAGCTGGATTTGAATTCCATCTGCAATGCCGTGATGACGAAGCAGAAGGTGGATTTCTATACGTTTGAAGCTAACCAAGGCCAGCGCATTATCGTGGACTGTGCCGCGAAGGGCATCGATTCCAAACTGAATCCCGTAGTGATCATTGCGGATGAGCAGGGCATGGACCTGCAGGTTGAACGCCGTGGCGGCATGCTCGATTTTGAAGTTCCCCAAACAGGCAAGTATGTAATAAAGCTGCACGGGCTGACCTATGACGGCGGTCCGCATCACTTTTATCGGCTGGCGCTGAAAAAAGCAGCCAACGATGAAGTCGTCGCGCGCATGCCTTCGATTCAAAAGGTAAGCGCCTTTTCCTGGCCTCCCGTTGGACTGACAGATAAATCAATCAAACCGGAAACAGAACCCAATAACCAGCATGCACAGGCACAGAAAATAACGCTGCCTTGTGATATCACGGGAAGTTTCTTTCCGGCTGCAGATGTCGATACTTTCGAATTTACCGCAAAGAAAGGGGACGTCTGGTGGGTTGAAGTGGCATCCGAGCGACTGGGGCGTCCCACCGATCCCTCGATTGTTGTGCAACATGTCAGCGGAAAGCCAGGCAGTGAAACCATCACCGATCTGGTCGAACTGAGTGATATTCCGAGTCCCGTGAAAGTTTCCAGCAACGGTTACTCGTATGATGGCCCTCCCTACAATGCGGGCTCATCGGATATTCTGGGCAAAGTAGTGATTAAACAGGACGGTCTGCATCGGCTTCAGCTGCGAGATCTGTTTGGTGGTACTCGAAATGATCCCAAAAATATTTACCGTCTGGTGATTCGTAAAGCAGCCCCTGATTTTGCACTGGTCGGTTGGGCCTTGCATATGAATCTGCGAAACGGGGACCGTAATGCATTGTCGAAACCAATTGCACTACGTGCGGGTGCGACGATGCCCATTGAAGTGGTTGTGGTTCGCCGCGACGGATTTGATGGTGAGATTGAATTGTTTATGGATAATTTACCCAACGGTGTGACAGCAACTGGGCTCAAGATTCCCAAAGGCAAGTCGCGCGGGATCATGGTGGTGAGTGCCGAAGGAAGTGCCCCCCGCGGTTTGACCAGCGCCCAGTTTTTTGGGCGGGCTACAATCGATGGTAAAGAAGTCACCCGTACTTGCCGAATGGCTTCGATGCAATGGCCGGTCAAAAATGCCTGGAGTGAAGTTCCCAGCCCGCGTTTGATGGCCGATGTCCCTGTTTCCGTCAGCAATTCTGAACTGGCACCGATCACGATCTCACCTGCCGAAAAGAAGGTCTGGGAAGTGACCGCAGGGGAAAAACTGACGCTGCCGCTGACGCATGAACGTCGTAGTGAATTTTCCGGTGCCAATATTACCTTGAAGACGTATGGTGCTGGATTCGAGAAAGTGCCTGCTTTCGATGCACCTTTGACGGCTGATCAATCGCAGGCAGTTCTCGATCTGGCGGCTTTGAAAACACCGCCCGGCGAATACAAGATCGCCTTTTACGGGTATGCCGTTGTGAAGTACCAGGAAAATCTGGAAGCCGTTGCCGAAGCGAAAACCGCGCTGATGCAGGCAAAACAGGATGCAGAAGCACTCGCAGCAGAAGCGAAAAAACTGGCGGAAATTGTCAAGTCAGCGCCGGATGCACAGCGTCCGAGTGCGGAAACTGCTGCCAAAGCGGCTGCTGAAAAAGCAAAAATGGCTCAGGCAAGTATTGCAAACGCCGATAAACAATTAAAGAACGCCACTGCTAAAGCCAAGCCCAAAGACATCGTTGATATTATTGTTTCCACGCCCGTTACCATTCGTGTGAATCCAGCTAAGAAGGCGAAATAG
- a CDS encoding DUF1501 domain-containing protein has protein sequence MTDSFNASSITPCPGPESRRGFLKMGLAGFASLTLPGIMRLQAASPVQNKKKKAVIMVWQPGGCSHIDTYDPKPSAPSEYSGPFGTIPTSVPGMNFTELLPMQAKIADKFTVLRSMRHGSPGHPAGTLRMLTGDPDTRDKEIPKYPDWMSVTNYLRAQAGPRKNPLPPYVGVNFSSQRVGPAYLGDAYGPFTVSGDPNKPNFVVPNIGLSNAAEVKQLDRRATLRQKLDTLERYFDQAGELQALDEFETQAMTLLTNPKTKDAFDLTQEDDRTRDRYGRNTWGQQLLMARRLIEAGVDVLSTSLSGPLCGRVNNWDDHAVNHHVFDALRFRSHAYDQAVSALIEDIYERGLDERVLVVVTGEFGRTPKINYQPSTGAGNASAPAGTKQPGRDHWARAFSNIWAGGGIETGRFIGATDKFGEDSIERICGAGDFLATIYHHLGIDSANVLIEDFNGRPTPIIADQGKPIPELIG, from the coding sequence ATGACAGATTCGTTTAACGCTTCATCGATCACTCCCTGTCCCGGTCCAGAGAGCCGGCGTGGGTTCCTGAAAATGGGCCTGGCGGGATTTGCGTCGCTGACTCTTCCCGGGATTATGCGATTGCAGGCGGCCAGTCCTGTGCAGAACAAGAAGAAAAAGGCCGTCATCATGGTCTGGCAGCCGGGTGGTTGTTCGCACATTGATACGTACGATCCCAAGCCGAGTGCCCCCAGTGAATATAGTGGCCCATTCGGGACCATTCCTACCAGTGTGCCCGGTATGAACTTTACCGAGCTTTTGCCGATGCAGGCAAAGATTGCCGATAAATTTACGGTTTTGCGATCGATGCGTCACGGTAGTCCCGGTCACCCTGCAGGGACTTTGCGAATGCTGACGGGTGACCCTGATACCCGCGATAAGGAAATTCCCAAGTATCCTGACTGGATGTCAGTCACGAACTATTTGCGTGCCCAGGCAGGCCCTCGCAAGAATCCTCTGCCACCCTACGTGGGAGTGAATTTTTCATCACAGCGTGTTGGCCCCGCTTATCTGGGGGATGCCTATGGGCCGTTTACTGTTTCCGGTGATCCCAACAAACCGAATTTTGTCGTGCCTAACATCGGATTGTCGAATGCGGCGGAAGTCAAGCAATTGGATCGCCGCGCAACCCTGCGCCAAAAGCTCGATACCCTCGAACGGTATTTCGATCAGGCAGGGGAACTGCAGGCGCTGGATGAGTTTGAAACTCAGGCGATGACACTGTTGACGAACCCTAAAACTAAAGATGCCTTCGATCTGACCCAGGAAGATGACCGAACTCGCGATCGTTACGGCCGAAATACCTGGGGGCAGCAATTGTTGATGGCACGCCGTCTGATAGAAGCGGGCGTAGATGTGCTCTCGACCAGTCTGAGTGGTCCGTTATGTGGTCGTGTGAATAACTGGGACGATCACGCCGTGAATCATCACGTGTTTGACGCGTTGCGATTCCGTTCTCATGCCTACGATCAGGCAGTGTCTGCTCTGATTGAAGACATTTATGAACGTGGTCTGGATGAACGCGTGTTGGTGGTGGTGACCGGCGAATTCGGTCGTACTCCGAAAATTAACTATCAACCAAGTACCGGGGCCGGAAATGCAAGTGCTCCCGCTGGGACCAAGCAGCCTGGCCGCGATCACTGGGCACGGGCCTTTTCCAATATCTGGGCTGGTGGCGGTATTGAAACCGGGCGGTTCATTGGCGCGACAGACAAGTTCGGCGAAGATTCGATCGAGCGGATCTGCGGTGCCGGCGATTTCCTGGCGACGATCTATCATCACTTAGGCATTGATTCTGCCAATGTGTTGATCGAGGATTTCAACGGGCGTCCCACGCCAATCATTGCGGACCAGGGGAAGCCGATTCCCGAACTGATTGGCTAA
- a CDS encoding MFS transporter has protein sequence MWSLKTAQRAIIVAGCLAMIYTQLTLSPATIEFARSLGATGLHIGILGALPTLMLFMQFVAAVLANHLQHRRWVWFSFCIVQRLVLIPVAVGPWLFPELSSLTLLWGLIFLTAINHALIHFTTPLWLSWMGDYLPHQGLNRYWGIRQLWMYWSGALSLLGGAFFLAESGLNIQQGFAVLICLGGVFGLIDILIFLKVDEPLVTKVKDPKLKEVLLTPFYDKNFRSFISFTCFWHFAAMLGAPFISYYLLDYIGMDVFRLLLLWTCSWIGGALLSKRLGSMAEHFGNRPMLILCTAFKSTNMLGLLLLPRDPTIAFWIMVPVFILDSLLNAGIAIANNGFMLKNSPAENRTMFIAAGTAVAGMVGGLTSIAAGVFLVLSSGWNFPLLGFDFNNFHILFTISLLMRLVAAVLARTVREPESHWTAQVVVQLVGVTPFRILRFPVGLYRSFRSDEDPDQALKAKRKRKRRASSAKNKKS, from the coding sequence GTGTGGTCTCTAAAAACGGCGCAACGGGCCATTATCGTGGCTGGTTGCCTCGCGATGATTTACACGCAGTTGACGTTGTCCCCCGCGACGATTGAATTCGCGCGCTCCCTCGGTGCCACCGGCTTGCACATCGGTATTCTTGGTGCCTTACCTACGCTGATGCTGTTCATGCAGTTTGTGGCGGCGGTACTCGCCAATCACCTGCAACATCGCCGCTGGGTCTGGTTCTCATTCTGTATCGTTCAAAGACTGGTCCTGATCCCGGTGGCCGTTGGCCCCTGGCTGTTTCCTGAACTATCCAGTCTGACTCTGCTTTGGGGGCTGATTTTCCTGACGGCCATTAATCATGCCCTGATCCATTTTACCACGCCTTTGTGGCTGTCCTGGATGGGAGATTACCTGCCGCATCAAGGGCTGAACCGTTATTGGGGCATTCGCCAGCTATGGATGTACTGGAGCGGTGCCCTTTCCCTTTTAGGGGGAGCCTTTTTTCTGGCAGAAAGCGGCTTAAATATCCAGCAGGGCTTCGCTGTTTTGATCTGTCTGGGTGGAGTGTTCGGCTTGATCGACATCCTCATCTTTCTCAAAGTAGACGAGCCACTCGTCACCAAAGTCAAAGACCCCAAACTGAAAGAAGTTCTCTTAACACCATTTTACGACAAGAATTTCCGTTCATTTATTTCATTCACCTGCTTTTGGCATTTTGCTGCCATGCTGGGTGCCCCGTTTATCAGTTATTATCTGCTCGATTATATCGGCATGGATGTCTTTCGCCTGCTCTTACTCTGGACCTGTTCCTGGATTGGGGGCGCTCTCTTATCCAAACGACTGGGCTCCATGGCAGAGCACTTCGGGAATCGGCCGATGCTGATTCTGTGTACGGCATTCAAATCGACCAATATGCTCGGCCTGTTATTATTACCCCGAGACCCCACCATTGCTTTCTGGATTATGGTCCCTGTTTTCATCCTTGACTCTCTACTGAATGCGGGAATTGCGATTGCTAATAACGGCTTTATGCTGAAAAATTCACCAGCGGAAAACCGGACCATGTTTATCGCCGCCGGCACAGCCGTCGCTGGCATGGTAGGCGGGCTCACTTCCATCGCAGCCGGTGTATTCCTGGTCCTCAGCTCCGGATGGAACTTCCCGCTCCTGGGCTTCGATTTCAACAATTTTCATATTTTATTCACAATCAGCCTGCTGATGCGACTGGTCGCCGCCGTGCTTGCTCGCACCGTTCGCGAACCGGAATCCCACTGGACCGCCCAAGTCGTGGTACAACTGGTGGGAGTCACCCCGTTTCGGATTCTCCGGTTTCCGGTCGGGCTCTATCGCTCTTTTCGTTCCGACGAAGATCCAGACCAGGCCCTCAAAGCAAAACGGAAGCGGAAACGTCGTGCGAGTTCCGCGAAAAACAAGAAAAGCTAA